One segment of Paraburkholderia caribensis DNA contains the following:
- a CDS encoding GNAT family N-acetyltransferase has protein sequence MNTFKQPSLAAYLKGDAVTVAEDGRAEGIVLHARWTREKGLRIVEWCKGISPLGQRRAVLAAFGAAFGVAGDSKSIALDIDKLHRDAFDSLRHSGVLTAQNLCMRDAWAQQPDLWLSRDASTPHAALSYAMTDGARHPRRAPYADGVVYARDVPEFGHRFTLQTACVAQHLEQLHAWMNEPRVNAFWGEAGTLDAHRAYLERVLSTPHVHPLIGAFDGEPFGYFEAYWAKEDRIAPFAASTDFDRGLHMLVGDTRWRGAACVAAWLPSLVHYLFLDDPRTQAVVCEPRHDNARMIDYLKQHGFSRIAHFDFPHKRALLMRVVREAFFDGRHL, from the coding sequence ATGAACACGTTCAAACAGCCGTCGCTGGCGGCGTATCTGAAAGGCGACGCGGTCACGGTGGCCGAAGACGGCCGCGCCGAAGGCATCGTTCTGCACGCGCGTTGGACCCGCGAAAAGGGCCTGCGCATCGTCGAATGGTGCAAGGGGATTTCGCCGCTCGGGCAACGCCGCGCGGTACTGGCGGCATTCGGCGCGGCGTTTGGAGTCGCGGGTGACAGCAAGTCGATCGCGCTCGATATCGACAAGCTGCATCGCGATGCGTTCGACTCGCTGCGTCACAGCGGCGTGCTGACGGCGCAGAACCTATGCATGCGCGACGCGTGGGCGCAACAGCCCGATTTGTGGCTCTCGCGCGATGCCTCGACACCGCACGCGGCGCTGTCTTATGCGATGACGGACGGCGCCCGGCATCCGCGGCGCGCACCTTATGCGGACGGCGTCGTGTACGCGCGCGATGTGCCGGAGTTCGGGCATCGCTTCACGCTGCAGACGGCTTGCGTCGCGCAGCACCTCGAACAGCTGCATGCGTGGATGAACGAGCCGCGCGTCAATGCGTTCTGGGGCGAGGCGGGCACGCTCGACGCGCATCGCGCGTACCTCGAACGCGTGCTGTCGACGCCCCATGTGCATCCGTTGATCGGCGCGTTCGACGGCGAGCCGTTCGGTTACTTCGAAGCGTATTGGGCCAAGGAGGACCGCATTGCGCCGTTCGCGGCATCGACGGATTTCGACCGCGGTCTGCACATGCTGGTGGGCGATACGCGCTGGCGTGGCGCGGCCTGTGTGGCGGCATGGCTGCCGTCGCTCGTGCATTACCTCTTTCTCGACGATCCGCGCACGCAGGCGGTCGTGTGCGAGCCGCGTCACGACAACGCTCGCATGATCGATTACCTGAAGCAGCATGGTTTTTCGAGAATCGCGCATTTCGATTTTCCGCACAAACGCGCGTTGCTGATGCGCGTGGTTCGGGAAGCATTCTTCGATGGCCGTCATCTGTGA
- a CDS encoding lysine N(6)-hydroxylase/L-ornithine N(5)-oxygenase family protein: MSQREYIHDLIGIGFGPSNLALAVRLAENGGAPGAHCFIERQPEFGWHRGMLLDDSRMQISFLKDLVTMRDPKSRFTFINYLFERGRLQDFVNLKSFYPTRIEFHDYLRWVASAFDDQVHYGESVTQIEPVTDESDPRTVTHLRVHSRDAQGKERQRLTRALSVGMGGVPQIPAAFAALRDAAVIHSSNYLTTIGAVMGDGMGGTARRRVAVVGGGQSAAEVFIDLTRRFPHVDATLVMRAPALKPADDSPFVNEIFNPSFTDLIYSQPKDARRSLLDTFRDTNYSVVDRPLIEQIYELLYVQNVSGTARHRLLNNCAIESVREVQGEQGNEIDMRLRDGMGGDARAERFDAVVLATGYRRDAHHALLDPLADALGKPVEQCEVARDYMLATPAHFQPRIYLQGCCEDSHGLSDTLLSILARRADEIAASLEAGNTENSFEVQTRTGAQTGVSGGRVAFAL, from the coding sequence ATGAGTCAACGAGAATACATTCACGATCTGATCGGCATCGGCTTCGGGCCGTCGAATCTCGCGCTGGCCGTGCGCCTCGCGGAGAACGGCGGCGCGCCGGGCGCACACTGCTTCATCGAACGGCAGCCGGAGTTCGGCTGGCATCGCGGCATGCTGCTCGACGACAGCCGCATGCAGATTTCCTTCCTCAAGGATCTCGTCACGATGCGCGATCCGAAGAGCCGCTTCACGTTCATCAACTATCTGTTCGAGCGTGGACGTCTGCAGGATTTCGTCAACCTGAAGAGCTTCTATCCGACGCGGATCGAGTTTCATGACTATCTGCGCTGGGTCGCGAGCGCATTCGACGATCAGGTGCACTACGGCGAATCGGTCACGCAGATCGAGCCCGTCACGGACGAGAGCGATCCGCGCACTGTCACGCACTTGCGTGTGCACTCGCGCGATGCGCAAGGCAAGGAGCGGCAGCGGCTGACGCGCGCGTTGTCGGTGGGCATGGGCGGCGTGCCGCAGATTCCGGCCGCGTTCGCGGCCTTGCGCGATGCCGCCGTGATCCACTCGTCGAACTATCTGACGACGATCGGCGCTGTGATGGGCGATGGCATGGGCGGCACGGCGCGGCGTCGCGTGGCTGTCGTCGGCGGCGGCCAGAGCGCAGCTGAAGTGTTCATCGATCTGACGCGCCGCTTCCCGCATGTCGACGCGACGCTCGTGATGCGCGCGCCCGCACTGAAGCCCGCCGACGACAGCCCGTTCGTCAATGAAATCTTCAACCCGTCGTTTACCGATCTCATCTATTCGCAGCCGAAGGACGCGCGCCGCTCGCTGCTCGATACGTTCCGCGACACCAACTACTCGGTGGTGGACCGTCCGCTGATCGAGCAGATCTATGAATTGCTGTATGTGCAAAACGTGAGCGGCACGGCGCGTCATCGTCTGCTGAACAACTGCGCAATCGAATCGGTGCGTGAAGTGCAAGGCGAGCAAGGCAATGAAATCGACATGCGTCTGCGCGACGGGATGGGCGGCGATGCACGTGCCGAACGTTTTGACGCCGTGGTGCTCGCAACGGGCTATCGGCGCGATGCGCATCACGCGCTGCTCGACCCGCTCGCCGACGCATTGGGCAAGCCCGTCGAGCAATGCGAAGTCGCGCGCGACTACATGCTCGCGACGCCCGCGCATTTCCAGCCGCGCATCTATTTGCAAGGCTGCTGCGAAGACAGCCACGGTCTGAGCGACACGCTGCTGTCGATCCTCGCGCGCCGCGCGGACGAAATCGCGGCTTCGCTCGAAGCAGGCAACACCGAAAACAGTTTCGAAGTTCAAACGCGCACAGGGGCGCAAACCGGGGTGAGCGGCGGCCGCGTGGCTTTCGCTCTTTGA
- a CDS encoding TonB-dependent siderophore receptor — MEWVTGTQRRAIAAAASMTFLATATGYAQAQQAPDNQNSAPDKTATLPAVKVQGTAAGDTEGFVAHRTATATKTDTPLDEVPQTVNIVTAAQLEEQGATSINQALRYVPGFSSYGASTRSDWYTAIRGFTPSVFVDGLQVPNTLNLASWRVDPYQVESITVLRGPTSVLYGQGDPGSLVDIQTKQPTAERIREIELQIGTDARKQIGIDLGGKIDKDGTLTYRFVGVGRDGNMPTGPNPDQRLMFAPSIKWQPTADTSLTLYATYLRDNTDVSDNFLPASGTILPNPNGVISNDLYTGDGNFARYDKRQWSVGYQFEHRLNPTWTFRQNTRYMHLSLNNSTVYGGGLDSSDPTQASLTRYAGLFQPNYSRFDIDNQAQAQFHTGSIGHTVLLGFEYNRQLSTDSEQLALAPSLNMFNPVYVPVTSDIFSGPNSFGYSDTKTKLDSFGVYAQDQIKLTPRVVFTIGGRQDWSRNTTTNTVADTEQRQNDHAFTYRVGAVYLGDYGLSPYISYATSFNPVIGVNADGTPFQPTKGKQIELGLRWQPFNKNLMLNAAIYQINQTNVTTPDPTDPTGTFSVQTGEVRSRGIEFSAVGNITRDLSIIASYAYQDVKNIKANDDSLNKWPVAIPLPHQTASLWADWTWHTGPLTGLGFGAGLRYASYSAGAADNSLHVPGYTVYDAAVHYDISKWRFAVNATNIFNRRYVTGCQSAFACFYGNQRTVLATARYDW; from the coding sequence ATGGAGTGGGTCACAGGCACGCAGCGGCGTGCCATTGCTGCGGCAGCCAGCATGACTTTTCTCGCCACGGCAACAGGTTACGCGCAGGCGCAACAGGCGCCGGACAACCAGAACAGCGCGCCAGACAAGACAGCGACGTTGCCCGCCGTGAAGGTGCAAGGCACGGCGGCGGGCGATACGGAAGGCTTCGTCGCGCATCGCACCGCGACGGCGACGAAGACGGATACGCCGCTCGACGAAGTGCCGCAGACGGTGAACATCGTGACGGCGGCGCAGCTCGAAGAGCAGGGCGCGACCTCGATTAACCAGGCGCTGCGTTATGTGCCGGGTTTTTCATCGTACGGCGCGAGCACGCGCTCGGACTGGTACACGGCGATTCGCGGCTTCACGCCGAGTGTGTTCGTCGACGGCCTGCAGGTGCCCAATACGCTGAACCTGGCGAGCTGGCGCGTCGATCCGTATCAGGTGGAGAGCATCACGGTGCTGCGCGGCCCGACGTCGGTACTTTACGGACAAGGCGACCCCGGCTCGCTCGTCGACATTCAGACCAAGCAGCCGACCGCCGAGCGTATCCGCGAAATCGAATTGCAGATCGGCACGGATGCGCGCAAGCAGATCGGCATCGACCTCGGCGGCAAGATCGACAAGGACGGGACGCTGACGTACCGCTTCGTCGGCGTGGGGCGCGACGGCAACATGCCGACGGGACCGAACCCGGACCAGCGTCTGATGTTCGCGCCGTCGATCAAATGGCAGCCCACGGCCGATACCTCGTTGACGCTGTACGCGACCTATCTGCGCGATAACACCGACGTGTCGGATAACTTCCTGCCCGCGTCCGGCACGATTTTGCCAAACCCGAATGGCGTGATCTCGAACGATCTCTATACGGGCGACGGCAACTTTGCGCGTTACGACAAGCGGCAGTGGTCGGTCGGCTATCAGTTCGAGCACCGCTTGAATCCGACCTGGACGTTCCGCCAGAACACCCGCTACATGCATCTGTCGTTGAACAACTCGACGGTGTACGGCGGCGGCCTCGATTCATCCGATCCGACGCAAGCGTCGCTGACGCGCTACGCGGGACTGTTCCAGCCGAACTATTCGCGCTTCGACATCGACAATCAGGCGCAGGCGCAATTCCACACCGGCTCGATCGGACATACGGTGCTGCTCGGCTTCGAATACAACCGGCAGTTGTCGACGGATAGCGAACAGCTCGCGCTGGCGCCGAGCCTGAACATGTTCAATCCCGTCTACGTTCCCGTGACGTCGGATATCTTCAGCGGGCCGAATTCGTTCGGCTATAGCGATACGAAAACGAAGCTCGACAGCTTTGGCGTCTACGCGCAGGACCAGATCAAGCTGACGCCGCGCGTCGTCTTCACGATTGGCGGCCGCCAGGACTGGAGCCGCAACACGACGACGAACACGGTCGCGGACACCGAACAGCGGCAGAACGATCACGCGTTCACGTATCGCGTGGGCGCCGTGTATCTGGGCGATTACGGTTTGTCGCCGTATATCAGCTACGCGACGTCGTTCAATCCCGTGATTGGCGTGAACGCGGACGGCACGCCTTTCCAGCCGACGAAAGGCAAGCAGATCGAACTCGGTTTGCGCTGGCAGCCGTTCAACAAGAACCTGATGTTGAATGCGGCCATCTATCAGATCAACCAGACCAACGTCACGACACCCGACCCAACCGATCCGACAGGGACGTTCAGCGTGCAGACGGGTGAGGTGCGGTCGCGCGGCATCGAGTTCAGCGCGGTCGGCAACATCACGCGCGATCTGAGCATCATCGCTTCGTACGCGTATCAGGATGTGAAAAACATCAAGGCCAACGACGATTCGCTGAACAAGTGGCCCGTCGCGATTCCGTTGCCGCATCAGACAGCTTCGCTGTGGGCCGATTGGACATGGCACACGGGACCGCTGACGGGTCTCGGTTTCGGCGCGGGTTTGCGTTACGCGAGCTATAGCGCGGGCGCGGCGGACAACTCGCTGCATGTGCCGGGCTATACCGTCTACGACGCCGCCGTGCATTACGACATCAGCAAGTGGCGCTTTGCAGTGAACGCGACGAATATTTTCAACCGCCGCTATGTGACCGGTTGCCAGAGCGCCTTTGCGTGCTTCTACGGCAACCAGCGCACGGTACTGGCGACGGCGCGTTACGACTGGTAA
- a CDS encoding GNAT family N-acetyltransferase — MNARVAFEELVPTPDGFALSAWPRDAAPVQLLPALAEIFCRDAKRQQVSLTLPFEHDDDAAHAFVTRAIREGIADTAEHEGSMLRLTTSRASFWQQPSLWLTAPSSAGMPMRYTIHHNRRHPVRAPKPKGTVYRRFMPTVGMTFTLRTVDVERDTDTFHHWQNQDRVAHFWDFKGTREQHAAYLAEQCADPHVHPLIGCFDDEPFAYFEVYWAKEDRVAPFYDAGDFDRGLHLLVGNSDYQSAGKLRAWFNGILHYMFLDDPRTQRIVGEPRIDHTRHIAWMHRLGAFTLKEFDFPHKRAALVMVERETYFGQFGP, encoded by the coding sequence ATGAACGCTCGCGTGGCCTTTGAGGAACTCGTTCCAACGCCGGACGGCTTTGCATTGTCGGCGTGGCCGCGCGATGCGGCACCCGTGCAGCTACTGCCCGCGCTCGCGGAGATTTTTTGCCGCGATGCGAAGCGACAGCAGGTGTCGCTGACCTTGCCGTTCGAGCACGACGACGACGCGGCGCATGCGTTCGTCACACGCGCGATCCGCGAAGGCATCGCGGATACGGCGGAGCACGAAGGCTCGATGCTGCGGCTCACGACGTCGCGCGCGAGCTTCTGGCAGCAGCCGTCGCTGTGGCTCACGGCACCTTCTTCGGCAGGCATGCCGATGCGCTACACGATTCATCACAACCGGCGTCATCCCGTGCGCGCGCCGAAACCGAAGGGCACCGTGTATCGACGCTTCATGCCGACGGTCGGCATGACGTTCACACTGCGCACGGTCGACGTCGAGCGTGACACGGACACCTTTCACCATTGGCAGAATCAGGATCGCGTTGCGCACTTCTGGGACTTCAAAGGCACGCGCGAGCAGCATGCGGCGTACCTGGCCGAGCAGTGCGCGGACCCGCATGTGCATCCGCTGATCGGGTGCTTCGACGACGAGCCGTTCGCCTACTTCGAGGTCTATTGGGCGAAGGAGGATCGCGTCGCGCCGTTCTATGACGCGGGCGATTTCGATCGCGGCCTGCATTTGCTCGTCGGCAACAGCGATTATCAGAGCGCGGGCAAGCTGCGCGCATGGTTCAACGGCATCCTGCATTACATGTTTCTCGACGATCCGCGCACGCAACGCATAGTCGGCGAGCCACGCATCGATCACACGCGCCACATTGCATGGATGCACCGGCTGGGCGCGTTCACGCTGAAGGAGTTCGATTTTCCGCACAAGCGTGCGGCGCTCGTGATGGTGGAGCGCGAAACGTACTTCGGGCAGTTCGGGCCTTGA
- a CDS encoding Lrp/AsnC family transcriptional regulator yields the protein MQARNRPLDNQDRAIMRALQKNARLSNAELAEVVGMSTTACWNRTRQLEADGYIRGYVALLDQQKLGFADVVLIEVTLDRHDDDALARFGDELATLPEVLEAYLVSGEYDYLIKVAVDGTAGYERFLREKLYKISGIRHSRSMFALRCMKNIPSVQV from the coding sequence ATGCAAGCCCGCAACCGCCCGCTGGACAATCAGGACCGCGCAATCATGCGCGCGCTGCAGAAGAACGCGCGACTGTCGAATGCGGAACTCGCCGAGGTGGTCGGCATGTCGACGACTGCGTGCTGGAACCGCACGCGTCAGCTGGAAGCGGACGGCTATATCCGCGGCTACGTCGCGTTGCTGGACCAGCAAAAGCTCGGCTTCGCTGATGTCGTGCTGATCGAAGTCACGCTCGACCGGCACGACGACGACGCGCTGGCCCGCTTCGGCGACGAGTTGGCCACACTGCCCGAAGTGCTCGAAGCGTATCTCGTGTCGGGCGAGTACGACTATCTGATCAAGGTTGCCGTCGACGGCACCGCCGGCTACGAGCGATTCCTGCGCGAAAAGCTCTACAAGATCTCGGGCATTCGCCACAGCCGCTCGATGTTCGCGCTGCGCTGCATGAAGAACATTCCGTCGGTGCAGGTCTGA
- a CDS encoding NCS1 family nucleobase:cation symporter-1 translates to MSSSPLFDAPHGLGDSGEQADSRLHNHDLAPVPHTRRTWTGYSIFAMWMSDVHSVGGYTFAASLFLLGISGWQVLIALTVGILVVYVLMNWVGKPSYMHGIPFPVMARVSMGVMGANLAAVIRGVVGIVWYGVQTYFASKAVATLLVLFVPASTALQGFSFLRLDGLGWVSFLFMWFFQLVIFQRGMETIRKFIDFCGPAVYVVMFVLMAWILSQAGLGSLNLTLGGKTLTGAEQLAGMGNAVLLVVSYFAALLLNFGDFSRFAKSEHQMKVGNFLGLPVNFIVFAIITVIVTSGSATVFGSMIMDPVAIVAHIQNKVAVVIGSVTFIVATMGINIVANFVSPAYDIANLFPKHVDFKRGGLIASILAVLVCPWIFVDSPKAITIFVSVFGAVLAPLYGVMMADFYLIKKQQVQTAELYTMSSTGRFYYDGGWNKIGVAALALSGCISIGWELCTQLLHVLPENNFGWLIGAVAGAVLYVGMMRAARRT, encoded by the coding sequence ATGTCCTCGTCACCGCTTTTCGACGCGCCGCACGGTCTTGGCGATTCCGGCGAACAGGCCGACTCGCGCTTGCACAATCACGATCTCGCGCCCGTGCCGCACACCCGGCGCACGTGGACGGGCTATAGCATCTTCGCGATGTGGATGTCCGACGTGCATAGCGTCGGCGGCTATACATTCGCGGCGAGCCTGTTTCTGCTCGGTATTTCCGGCTGGCAGGTACTGATCGCGCTGACGGTCGGCATTCTCGTCGTCTACGTGCTGATGAACTGGGTGGGCAAGCCGAGCTATATGCACGGCATTCCGTTCCCCGTCATGGCGCGCGTGAGCATGGGCGTGATGGGCGCGAACCTCGCCGCCGTGATTCGCGGCGTGGTCGGCATTGTCTGGTATGGCGTGCAAACCTACTTCGCTTCGAAAGCGGTGGCGACGCTGCTGGTTTTGTTCGTTCCTGCGTCGACTGCATTGCAAGGCTTCAGCTTTCTGCGCCTGGATGGTTTAGGTTGGGTGAGCTTCCTGTTCATGTGGTTCTTCCAGTTGGTGATTTTTCAACGCGGCATGGAGACGATCCGCAAGTTCATCGACTTTTGCGGGCCGGCCGTCTATGTGGTGATGTTCGTGTTGATGGCGTGGATACTCTCGCAGGCCGGGCTTGGCAGTTTGAATCTGACGCTTGGCGGCAAAACGCTAACAGGCGCGGAGCAGCTCGCGGGCATGGGCAATGCCGTGCTGCTCGTCGTCAGCTATTTCGCCGCGCTGCTGTTGAATTTCGGCGATTTCTCGCGCTTTGCGAAAAGCGAACATCAAATGAAGGTGGGCAACTTCTTGGGGCTGCCCGTCAATTTCATCGTGTTCGCGATCATCACGGTGATCGTGACCTCGGGTAGCGCGACCGTGTTCGGCTCGATGATCATGGACCCGGTAGCGATCGTCGCGCATATCCAGAACAAGGTGGCCGTGGTGATTGGCAGCGTCACGTTTATCGTGGCGACAATGGGCATCAATATCGTCGCCAATTTTGTTTCGCCCGCTTACGATATCGCGAATCTTTTCCCCAAACACGTCGATTTCAAGCGCGGCGGCCTGATCGCATCGATACTCGCGGTACTCGTGTGCCCGTGGATATTCGTCGACAGTCCGAAGGCGATTACGATTTTCGTCAGCGTGTTCGGCGCCGTGCTTGCCCCGCTCTATGGCGTGATGATGGCGGACTTCTATCTGATCAAGAAACAGCAGGTGCAAACGGCCGAGCTGTACACGATGTCATCGACGGGCCGCTTCTACTACGACGGCGGCTGGAACAAGATCGGCGTCGCGGCGCTCGCGCTGTCGGGCTGCATTTCCATTGGCTGGGAATTGTGCACACAACTACTGCACGTCCTGCCTGAAAACAACTTTGGCTGGCTGATCGGTGCGGTGGCAGGCGCGGTGCTCTACGTTGGCATGATGCGCGCTGCACGCAGAACCTGA
- a CDS encoding LysR family transcriptional regulator, with amino-acid sequence MDRLDALRLFVEIAEAGSFSAAARKSTVSTSTVTLALQKLEEEVGARLIMRTTRRLAFTHEGQRFLDDARRVLADWDAAILSLREDGPLNGPIRLTASNDFGRTRVVPLLDKFMSEHPQVQVSLLLTDGHVDLVDQHLDLALRNGPLIDSRLKARLLLTGPRVVCAAPSYWATHGKPMHPAQLSSHNCLILSRPDAPFSNWPFVVDGKQIAVRVSGNRVASDGGVLREWAVNGYGVILKNRWDIYHELMSGRLETALDAFIGERVDLFAVYAGAVPSRRVGTLIDFIARELSVDDTLELHSLDSLRPL; translated from the coding sequence ATGGACCGGCTTGACGCGTTAAGGCTGTTTGTCGAAATCGCCGAAGCCGGGAGCTTCTCCGCGGCCGCGCGAAAGAGCACGGTGTCGACATCGACAGTCACACTCGCGCTGCAAAAGCTGGAAGAGGAAGTGGGCGCGCGCCTCATCATGCGCACGACGCGCCGCCTCGCCTTTACTCATGAAGGTCAGCGCTTTCTCGACGACGCGCGCCGCGTACTTGCGGATTGGGATGCCGCGATTCTGAGCCTGCGCGAAGACGGCCCATTGAACGGGCCGATCCGGCTGACCGCCAGCAACGACTTCGGCCGCACGCGCGTCGTGCCATTGCTCGACAAGTTCATGAGTGAGCATCCGCAAGTGCAGGTGTCGCTGCTGCTGACGGATGGCCATGTCGATCTCGTCGATCAACATCTGGATCTCGCGCTGCGCAACGGCCCCCTAATCGATTCGCGCCTCAAAGCGCGCCTGCTGCTAACGGGGCCGCGTGTGGTGTGCGCCGCGCCTTCGTATTGGGCGACGCATGGCAAGCCGATGCATCCCGCGCAATTGTCCTCGCATAACTGCCTGATTCTCTCGCGGCCCGATGCGCCGTTTTCGAACTGGCCGTTCGTCGTCGACGGCAAACAGATTGCCGTGAGAGTGTCCGGCAATCGCGTGGCGAGCGACGGCGGCGTGCTGCGCGAATGGGCCGTGAATGGCTATGGCGTGATCCTGAAGAACCGCTGGGATATCTATCATGAGCTGATGTCGGGCAGACTCGAAACGGCGCTGGACGCGTTTATCGGCGAGCGCGTCGATCTGTTCGCCGTCTATGCGGGCGCGGTGCCGAGCCGCCGCGTGGGCACGCTCATCGACTTCATCGCCCGCGAGTTGTCCGTCGACGATACGCTCGAACTGCATTCGCTCGACAGTCTGCGTCCGCTTTAG
- a CDS encoding RrF2 family transcriptional regulator → MSHISAGVEYGLHCLLFLTEAAPGGVPEASVRDLAELQGVPADYVAKLFTKLHKAGLVIATEGAKGGFALARPANQISVLDVVTAIDGDKSLFECREVRTRCAVFGETAPNWATSGVCSIHAVMQNAEKRMREALASQSLEDLAVRTTAKAPRSYGPQVVKWLDGRTTSRRRERGSSRGGSTPGARS, encoded by the coding sequence ATGTCTCACATCAGCGCAGGCGTCGAATATGGGTTGCACTGCCTGCTTTTCCTGACGGAAGCGGCGCCCGGCGGCGTGCCCGAAGCGAGCGTGCGCGATCTGGCGGAGCTGCAAGGCGTGCCCGCCGACTACGTGGCGAAACTATTTACGAAGTTGCATAAGGCCGGGCTGGTCATTGCAACGGAAGGGGCGAAGGGCGGTTTTGCGCTTGCGCGTCCGGCAAACCAGATTTCGGTGCTCGACGTGGTGACGGCGATCGATGGCGACAAGTCCTTGTTCGAGTGCCGTGAAGTGCGCACGCGCTGCGCGGTGTTCGGCGAGACCGCGCCGAACTGGGCGACGAGCGGCGTGTGCTCGATTCACGCCGTGATGCAGAACGCCGAAAAGCGCATGCGCGAGGCGTTGGCGTCGCAATCGCTGGAGGATCTGGCCGTCCGCACGACGGCAAAGGCGCCGCGCAGCTATGGGCCGCAAGTCGTGAAGTGGCTGGACGGCCGTACGACGAGCAGGCGGCGCGAGCGCGGCAGTTCGCGCGGTGGTTCAACGCCCGGCGCGCGCTCCTGA
- a CDS encoding FMN-dependent NADH-azoreductase yields the protein MKIFHVDSSAKRERSNSRALSRQFIENLRAEGVDVEVDYLDVTVDTPPHVTEAFAIATYKQEHERTADMRATLAASDALCKRLLEADAFVFAMPMYNWSMPSAFKAFIDSATRPGITYKADADGNIVGQLNRQKVLFITTRGADLRPGNPFSSMDALTPALKAAFAFIGANDQRFVDAQPLQFSDHEARSDALKRAHAELADVAADWAAWERVRVGSELQETV from the coding sequence ATGAAGATTTTTCACGTCGATTCGAGCGCCAAGCGCGAACGGTCCAATTCCCGCGCACTGTCGCGCCAGTTCATCGAGAACCTGCGCGCCGAGGGCGTGGATGTCGAGGTCGACTATCTGGATGTCACGGTGGATACGCCGCCGCACGTCACCGAGGCCTTCGCCATCGCGACCTACAAGCAGGAGCACGAGCGCACAGCCGACATGCGCGCAACGCTCGCCGCATCCGACGCACTCTGCAAGCGCCTGCTCGAAGCCGACGCCTTCGTCTTTGCAATGCCCATGTACAACTGGTCGATGCCCTCGGCATTCAAGGCGTTCATCGACAGCGCCACGCGTCCCGGCATTACCTACAAGGCGGACGCGGACGGGAACATCGTCGGCCAGTTGAACCGTCAGAAGGTGTTGTTCATCACGACGCGCGGCGCAGATTTGCGCCCTGGCAACCCATTTTCGTCGATGGATGCGCTGACGCCGGCGCTCAAAGCCGCATTTGCTTTCATCGGCGCCAACGATCAGCGTTTCGTCGACGCACAGCCACTGCAATTCTCGGATCACGAAGCGCGCAGCGACGCGCTCAAACGCGCACATGCCGAACTGGCGGACGTCGCAGCCGACTGGGCCGCATGGGAGCGCGTGCGCGTCGGCAGCGAGTTGCAAGAAACGGTGTAA